In Anaerolineales bacterium, the sequence TTTGGCCGGCTGCCCGGTCCAAAAAGCCAGTTCGACCACGATCGGCTCTTGGTCGGGCAGCGCCAGCTCCACCGGATGCACCCAGATCTCGCCCTGGCTGCGCCCCGCACCCGGCGCGGCGGTGATGCGCAGGCTGTACTCAAATTCCAGCGTCTCACCGGCCGCCAGCTCGGCGATCGCAAAGCGCACGCTGTTCTGGCGCGGCGAATGCTCCACTTTGCCTTCGAGGAACTCCATCCCCGCCGCCAGCACATCCGTGTAGACCAGGTCGCGCAGCGCCTGGCTCTGGGTATTGGTGACCTGCACCTGCACGCGCAAGACGCCGTCGGCCGCCAGCACGCTGGGCTGCGCGCTGACCCGCAAGTCCACCGGGCCGCGGGCCTCCTGCCGGGCTGGGATGACCGTTTGGGGATACAGGCTGCCGTAGGCCGGCGCCTGCGGGATGTCTTGGTAGAGAGGGTAGCTGATCTCAGGGATCGCCAGCGGAGCGCTGGCCAGCGCCGGCGGTTGCGCGGCCTGCGCCCCGGTCATGCCAGCAGGCAGCGCCACGCCCGCCAGCAGCGACACGGCCAGCAGCCAGCGCAGGGGCCGGCTCCAGGGCTTGGGTTCCGATGGTTTGGCTGTTACTCGGGTCGCGTCAACCGTCATGCAATCCCCCTAAGGTCAAAACCCAGTATAAGTGCAAGAGGGGTTAATGCAAGAGATTATCGCCACAAATGCTTGACAAATAAGATGGGCGGCAGCCTAAAGGCTGCCGCCCATCCTCACTTTATAATTTCCAATCTCGCTTATCCGCCTGAACTGAGAATCTCTCCTATTGTTATCAGGAGGCTGCAAAAACCTAAAGTGCCAATTACAAGAAGGAAAAACCCAGACAGCTTATAGTTAACTTGTTTAGGGGGAGAGGTTTTTCTATAGTTGGGGAGTAATAAGAACATCTTCTCCCAGTCAATTAGTTTATTGAGTGGTCCCGGGGTTTGTCTCCGCAGAAAAAATTGTTGCATTCCCAACACAAGAGAATAGGACGAAATAAAACCCAGCACAACTAAAGCGAAAATCTGCTTATTCATTTTGCTTTGCTAATGGCCGATAGCCATTCGTATCCACTGTTGTCCAAAAAACCGATCAGGCAGCTTGAGGTGGACATATCTGTAACAGTAATCCTCCTCAATACAGCATACTTCATGGAGATTAAGTTACTGGCACTCTTATTCATTTTAGCCAAATTACTTCAACATCTTCTCCTGGAAGGAGAATAAACTGTCTTCAGGGATGTATCCATCTTGTCGCACTATAGTTGAAAAATCGGCAATATTTAGAGGAAAGACGAGTAAAGTTCCTCGATCACTATACTGTATATCGGTAAGCCAAGCCCCAATCCACACCCCAGCGACCACTGAGTTCACCTCACTCACAGGAGTATACGGGGCAAATAGGTAGAGCTTGTCCCAGGAGATTTCATTTACTTCAGAAAGGTCAATACTCTCAAGCTGACCATCTTTATACAACTCAATTTGTTGAAGAAGCAGCTTCTCATAAGCTTGTCCTTGCCGTTCGGTTATCACAAAGGCAAGGCAGAGCAGCAAAGAAAACCTGCCAAATAACACACAGAAAAATCAGAATATGCCTCATACAACTACTTACCCTCCTGACCGTCTTGATTAGTTAACCTTCTCACCTTAAATAAAACTAGTATCAACAAGCAGAAGGGTGTTATCCCAAAATACCAAACAAACGGTTCTGTAAAAATTGTTAGGCTCATCCAAAACATAACTGCACAACCAACAATGACAAAATAGAATAGCCCTATAATTGCTCCGAGGTGGGAGAACCGTAACGAAGAACTTCTGTTTTTGTCATATAGCAAGGTCGCTACCAGCAAGGAAATCCCCGAAAGAAAAAGGAAACCAACAGGCCATGCAGTCAGAAATGCTTGCTCAAGCTTCAATTGAAACTCAGATGAGATATAGCTTATATGCGCAGCACCTGTGGCCCAAACCGATAGACCAATAAGAGTACTAAGAATTCGCCAAGAAATTGAATCTAACATCACCAAACCTCTAGCGCATTAGATACATCTCGGTTCGTCGAGGAGCAAATGGCGACAAACCATAACCGGACCATATTTTTCCTTAAGCCATCCTATCAAGGAGTTAGTTCATGACGTGTTTTGGTCGCCATACAACCATGAACTTAGTCAGCGGCCGGCTCCAGGGCTTGGGTTCCGATAGTTTGGCTGCTACTCGGGTCGCGTCAACCGTCATGCATTCCCCCTAAGGTCAAAACCCAGTATAAGTGCAACAAGGGTTAATGCAAGAGCTTATCGCCACAAATGCTTGACAAAAAAGACGGGCGGCAGCCTAAAGGCTGCCGCCCTTGGATGGTTGCTTTTACACTGGCAGGATGAAGACCTGGCATCCGCAAGCACCGCTGGCTCTGGCCGTAAAACTTCTTCGCGGCGCAGCCGCTTGCTCAGAATGACAGACAGTGTAGAGGGCGAGGCATGCCTCGCCCCTACGGTCGCTCTGAGCAGGCAAAGAGCTTACGGCCGCCGCTGTCTCAGAGTGACACGGGATGCATCACGTCGTGATGCCGGTGATCTTGCCGTGGGCCTTGTTGTTGGCTACCAGCAGCGAGAACTCACCGACCACTTCGCCCTTCAAGCTGTCGCCGGAGCGGGCCAGCTCTTTCAGCTCAAAGCCGCGCAGGCTGTAGAAGCCGACTTTGCCGCTCTCCAGCACATAAGCGGTGTGGGCCGGGCACCAGCGGTCCATCACCAGCTCCATCTCGCCGTACTGGGTGATCACGCGTTCGATGGCGCTCATGCCGAACTTGCTCTCGTCCTGGCTGACGCGCACATAGCTGCTGTTGTCCAGCAGGCCGCGCAGGTCGTTGGCCACGCGCGGGTTCATCACCAGCAGGTCCGGGTGCCCGCCATCCATGATGATCTCTTCCATCAGCGTGTCCACATCCGCCTTGCTGATCGGCCCGTCGGCCGGCTGCACGTTGTCCGTGATGAAGGTGCCTAGCCCGCCCAGGCTGCGCGGCTGGCCGGCCGCCCCGGCAGAACGCACTCCGTGAAAGGCGGCCCGCTCCACCAGGCGCAGCAGGTGCGGCACGGCCTTGTTGGCTTGGTACATGAACTCGTCATCAATGCCGTGCTGCGTGATGGCCTGCAGCGTGCCGGAGACCTGCACCGCCTTCTGGAAGATGCTGGTGTAATTGTAAGGCGCCTGGATGTCGGTCAGCGGGCCGAAGTCGGCGTCGTCACCCTCGAGCCGCGCCATGCCGACGATCTGGATCGGCGCATTGGCGGCGTGCTGGGCGTTGGTGCCGCCATAGGCCCGCGAGTACACTTCGATCAGGTTGGTCTGCGGGTTGGCGGACTTGACCACCAGGTACTCCGCGCCGATCAGGATCACGTGGCCGTCCTGAAACACCGAAGCGTCCGCCACCACGAAGCTGGTGTCGCCCACCGCGATCGGGTCGCCGTTGTTGGCAGTGGTCTCCAGTGGGTCCAACTCGTCCTCCAGCAGTTCCAGCTTGTAGCCGTTCAGCTTGAGGTTGAACTTGCTGCGCGCCCCGTCCAGCCCCAGGCGTGAGAGCAGCGGCGTGTCGCGCGGGTCCACCATCTGGATCACATCGCTGATCAGGCGCGCCTGCGTGGTCAGATCAGAGTGTGTGGTTTTGGGTGCATCGTATGTCGTCATTCCCCCTCCTTACGTTTCTTAAATCGAAAATCAACAGCCAACAATGCCTAGTACACCTCCAGCCCGCGGGCCCGGAAGCGCCGCTTGATCTCCAGCAGGCCGGCCAGGTCGCCGGCGCGCAGCTCGGCCACCTGCGCCTCGTACTCGGCGCGCAGGTCGGGGGCCGGCGGCAGGCCGCCGCCACCCGGCTGCACGATGTGGCTGGCCCGCGGCGCCGGCCGGCCCTCAGCCGGCGCTTCGTCACCGGCCAGCCGCAGCTTCAGCTCGCGCAGCTCATCCTCCAGCCGGCCCAGGCGGCGGTCTTTGGCGCTCTGCCAGCGCCGCTCGATGGCGTCTTCGATCTGCCGCTCCAGACGCTCAAGCTCGTCCGCACTACGGCCGCGTGAAGCCGGCTGGCGCGGCCCTTCCGGCAAAACCCCCGCCAAACCAATCTCCCCTGCAAGCTGTTTCTCAGAAACTGGCTCGTCGTGCTCCCCCAAAATGCCGCCGCTCTCCTCGTGGTCGTTCATGTCTGGCCCCTCCTCGGGCAGGCCTACATATAGCAGGCTGTCAAAAAGCTGGGTGAAAACCGGCGCGACTATCAAGCAACTGACCGTTATTTTCATCAGCGCAACAAAAATCTCTCTGCTAGGATTGCGCTGGGAGCAAGTTATGGCAGACAAAGCCTCGAAGACCAAACCAGCGCCCAAAAAGAAGGCCGCCCCCGCCCCCAAAGAAAAGCGAGAGACGGTGGCGCAGCGCGCCACGCGCATGCTATGAGTGACAACCTGATCCCCGCCCTGGTCATCCCGTCCATTTCTGTGTTTTTGTGCCTGCTGATCGGCGTGCGCCTGGGAGAAAAGACCTACCCCGACGCCGCAGACGGGCGCGCCTGGTGGCACTACCGGCTGTGGTGGCTGCTGACCGCCGCCGGGGCCCTGGTGGGCCTGTTGGCCATCGCCCTGCTGGCCCTGGGCGTAAACAACTTGTGGCTGCACCTCTTTCTGAGCACCGGCGGTTCCATTTTCGTGCTGGTGGCGCTGTGGGGCTTGCTCTCTTACCTGCTATACGTCTACAGTGGCCGCCATCGCCTGGGCACCGTCCTGGCGGTGATGTACGCCGCCATGATCCTCAGCGTGCTCTACATCACCTTCTGGTTGGGTCCGGTGAGTGTACGCCTGGACGCCTGGGGAACGGCCATCAATTTCGAAAACACGCTGGCCCCGAATGTGCTCCTGATCTACTCTCTGAGTCTGGCGCTGCTGCTCGGCTTGCCGCCCTTCCTGGCCGCGGCTGGCTTCTTTGTCCTGTCTCTGCGAGTCAAGGAACACAGCCCCAAGCTGCGCGCCCGGGTTGTCTCGCTGGGCCTTATGTTCCTGTTCGGGGTGGCGTACATTCTGCCGGTGCTCTTTCTGCCCTTTAATATCCAGACCGATACACCACTTTGGCAGTTTGGCACGCGTCTTTTAGGCCAGCTGGCCCTGCTGGCCATCTATTGGGCTTATTTCCCGCCCGTCTTCCTGCAAAAAGCCTTCAAGATCGACCCTCTCGTATAAAAAGCCCCGGCATTGTCTGACAATGCCGGGGCTTTTTACTTTATCCCTCGCGCAGGGCCAAGTCGGGGTCGGCCGTCACGGCCGGCTCGCCGCCCAGCGCCGGGTTGAAGCCCTGCCCGCCCTGGGCCGGGCGTGGCGCAGTTGCGGCAGGCGCCAGGCCTGCCATGGCCAGCAGCCGGGCCTTCTCGATCTCCAGCTCCACCGCGGCCAGCTGCTCGGCGGCGGCCTGGCGCAGCACCTCGTGCGGGTCGCTCTCGCCGATCTGCTCCAGCGCCCGTTGGCGGCTGTAGCCCAGGTCGCGCACTGCCATGCTGGCGGCATTGATGCGCGCCATGCGGTCGGTAGGCACGTCGGCGGTCAGCTCCACGTCCACCGCCAGGCCGGCCAGCTCACCCGGCTGAATGCGGATCGGCTCCCCGCGCCCGCGCCGCCCGTCACGGCCTTCCAACGGCTGGCCGCTGTGCTGCAGCCAGGCCAGCATCAAGCCAAACACCTCGCCCAGTGCCTCCTCGGCCAGCTCCTTGTAAGGGGCCAGGGTCTTCATGCCACTTTGGGTTGCCAGGTTGAGCGTGGCATAACCCGTGCCGCTGGGATAGTCGCCGCTTTGCAGCACGCGCGGCACGGTGCTTTTGCTGATGCGCTCTGCGGCGCGCTGGGCCATCGCCGCCAGGCCCTGGTCCATGCCCGGCGGCTGCAGCGCGTCCAGCTTGTGGCCGGGCGGCACATAGGCCGGGCGGCCGGGCTCGCCGTAGTCCACATCCACCCCATCGCTGGGGCCTTCGATCTTCATGCGCGGCGCGGCGGCGTAAGCGATCACTTCCGAGGTCAGCAGGGTCTCGACGATATTCTGGGTCTCCCACTGGCCTGACGTATAAACAGAGTACAGCAGCGGAATGCGCTGCGGCCCGCCGCTCTCGGCCAGCGTGGTGCCGCCCACCTTGGCAGCCCAGGGCAAGAAGCCCAGGCCGTGCGGCTCGCGCAAGATCTCGACCGCGTCCGCCTCGGTCCCGCCGCCGGGGGCGGCCAGCCCCAGGCCGCCGGCTTGCGGCACAGCCCACACGGCGCGCTGCTCCAGGTCCATGTAGTCGTACAGCGTGCAGTGCGTCAGCTGGGCCGGTTTGTTCCCGCCGCGGCCGCGCTTAGGCGCCGCGGCCAGCGCTTTGGCCCGCACCCCCCAAAAGTCCGCCACGTCCTGCATGCGCAGCACGGTCTTCATCAGCACCGCCTCGGGCATCCAGTCGGAATAGCGCACGTGCACCTGCTGCGGGTTGCGCACCAGGATGGCGAAGGGGCCGAAGCGGGCTGCGGCGCGGCCGCGGGCGGTCCCGCGGCGCCCGCCCAGCAGGCCCGCCGCGCCCTGCTGCTCCGGCAAATAGACCACCTGGGCCACCACCTCATCGTAGAGCAGCGCGCTCAGCACCACATCACGCAGCACGCCGGCCTGCCGGCGGCGGCCGGCGTTGCGGAAATGCCAGGCCAGGGCGCGCTCAATCTGCTCGGCGCGGGTGCGCGCCGCCGGCCCGGCGCCCAGCGGCTGCACGCTGAGCTGCGGCGCCACCGAGCTGAGCAGGCGCGTGCCGGCCCGCACGGCATCGTGCGGGTCGCTGCTGACCACCTTGTGGATCCACTTCAGCCCGGCCACATTGGGCGGCAGGCTCCATTGGTTGCGCCACATGGCGTCCATGGCGCTTAACATCCGGTCGCGCTCGGCGTCGGCGGCCACCATCTCTTCGGCCAGGTTCTGGAAATGAAACAGGCTTTGCATGCATCCCCCTTTATTATGGAAAGAACCTGCATTAATGCACGAACAGGGCCAGCCATCCCAGGCTGGCCCTGTTCGTCAAGCCATTACGGAAACCAGCCGACTAACCTTGTCTGCAAGGTTGTATTTTTAACAATGAGCTTGAAAACCCTTCGCTTCGCTCAGGGTGACACGCTGGGAGATGGGGATTGGCCTTCCTTCGTGTACTTGGCAGCCTCGCCCTATTCCCGCACATCACGCGGGTAGGTGGCCTTGGCCGCCTCGGCACGGGCGGGGTCGATCTCCACCGTCACGAAGGGCTGCTCGGCGCTGGTGACCGCCAGCAGCTCGCCATCCGGGTCGGTGACCCAGCCGGCCCCGCCCCAGTCAAAGCCCACGCATGTGCCGCTGCGGTTGGAGGACAGACAATACGCCCCAGCCATCACGCCCATCACCCGGCCGGCGGCCAGCCACTTGTCCACACTGCGGCTCTCCGTGGCGCGCGGGTTGACCAGCAGGTGGACGCCCTGCCGGGCGTAGCCGCGGGCGTGTTCGCCAAACCACAGGTCGGAGCAGATCATGAAGCCCACCTTCAGCTCGCCCGCCGGGGCGGCCTCAAAGCGCGGCTGGGCATTGCGCCCATACCAGCTGCCCTCCCAGAAGCCGGGCTCGTCCGGCAGGTAGTACTTGCGGTGGGCAAAGTTCGCCTCGCCGCTGTGCCACACGAAGCCGTCATTGTAGCGCCCGCCGTCCTGGGTCACCGCCTGGCTGCCCAGCACCAACGGCGCGCCCAGCGCCCCCAGGCGCGGCAGCCACTCAGCGTGGGCCTCGGCGCTGGCCTGCCACAGCGCCGGGTCCGGCTGCTTCTCGTAGAACATCCAGGGGTGAAAGGGCATCTCCGGCAGCAGCACCAGGTCGCTGCCCTCGGCGGCCACATGGGCGGCCAGCGCCTCAAAGGCAGCTTCCATCTCAGCGGCGGCATCGGGAAATTGGATCACGGTAACTTTCATGGCGTCATTCTACTCAATAAGCGTCTTACAAGCCTGTAAGGCGCGCAAGAGCCGCACGTATAATGTAGGACACACTGGATACAAGGGAGGCGCCATGCCGGAGAAACAGGGACATCTGCAAGACTACACGCTTTTCAACGCCCTGCTGGAAGGCGTGCAGATCATCAGCTTTGACTGGAAATATCTATTTGTGAATGACACCGTGCTCAAGCACGCCCGCAAGTCCTGGGAAGAGCTGCTGGGACGCACCATGATGGAGGCCTACCCAGGCATCGAAAACACCGAGATGTTCGCCACCCTGCAAGAGGTAATGAAGTCTCGCCAACCCGCCCGCATGGAAAACGAATTCACCTACCCGGACGGCGGGCAGGGTTGGTTCGAGCTGAGCATCCAACCCTGGGAAGACGGCATCTTGATCCTCTCGATGGACATCACCGCCGCGCAGCAAAAGACCGCCTAAGCTATCTTCCACCGAGCCGCGCTTCCGTTATATCTTTTCTCCTGGGCGCAATATCCAGGCACTAGGGTGTTTTTCCATGCCGATACGCGGGTAATAGTCAGCAGCCGCCGGCGCCGCCAGCAGCACCAGCATGGCGCCCGGCTCCAGTGCCGCCTGGGTCTGGCGGATCAGCTCTTTGCCGATCCCCAGACGCTGGTGGCTGTCGGCCACGGTCAGATCCGCCAGATAACAGCAATAAGCCCAGTCGGTCAGCGAACGCGCCAGGCCCACCAGCCTGGCCCCGTCCCAGGCGCTCACCGTCAGGTCGGCCTCATCCAGCATGCGCTGCATGCGTTGCGGCTCTGCCACCGGCCGGCGCTCTCCCAGGCTGGAAGCCCGGTACACGCCGATGAAGGCCTCCAAATCCAGCGGCAGATTGATCTTATATTCGATCGGCATCTCAGTGTCTCTTTCTCAGCCCAAAGTGAGGGTAGGTCAGCAGGCCATAACCCCCTGGGCGTTTTTGCGTTTTAACTACTAGCTGCAACAGCATATCGCAGGCCTTGCAGCTGCGTCAATGCGGCTGCAAAAGGCCGCTGGAACCCGGAGGTTCTATGCAAATCTTTAAGTTCCACATATTGCTTTTTGGGCGCGAGGATATAAAATAGTAGCCATGAAAGCAGGACAGGGCACCGCTCTGCCATGGATGCGTTAGCTACCCCAGCGCGCACCCACCAACGGCTGAGAACTGTAAAGGGCGACAAAAGGGTCGCTGTTTACAGTTTTTTTGTTGCCTGCTGGTCAAAATAAGGAGAAAGAATGAAGAAAACCCGTATCTTGTTTGCTCTGATGGTTGGCGCGGCGCTGCTGCTCTCCGCCTGCGCCGGGGGGCCTGCTGGCCCCGCCGAGCAAAAGAACGACAGCCTGACCGTGCTGGAGTGGTCTGGCTACGAATCTGAGACCTACTGGGGTCCCTTTGCTGAGAAATACCCGGACATTCAGCCGGACTACGCCTTCTTCAGCGAAGACGCCGAGGCCCTGGCCAAAGCCCAGAGCGGTTTTTACTTTGACGTGGTGCACCCCTGCGGCAGCTGGTGGGGGCTCTACGTGGAGGCCGGCCTGGTACAGCCTCTGGACATCTCGCGCCTATCCAACTTCGACAAGCTCTTCCCCGAGCTGACCCAGCACGGCGTGATCAACGGCCAACAGTATTTCATCCCCTGGGACTGGGCTTTCGAATCGATCACGGTGCGTACCGACCTGGTGGATGAAGTGCCCACCTCCTGGGCCGACCTGTGGGATCCGCAGTACGCGGGCCAGATCTCCATCTTCGACTCGGGCGAGTCCACTTTCTACACCGCCGCCCTGGCTCTGGGTCTGGACCCTTACAACACCACCCCCGAGCAGGACGAGCAGATCAAGCAGAAGCTCATCGAGCTGAAACCCAACCTGCTCACCTACTGGTCGGACTACACCGAGATCATCCAGTTGCTCTCCACGGGTGACGTCGCCGTGGGCGCCAACACCTGGAACGATGCCTGGTCCACCCTGGCCGAAGAAGGCTATGAGATCGAGTACATCGACCCGCTTGAAGGTCGCATCAGCTACGCTTGCGGCTTCGGCATCTCGGCCAACAGTGAGAACGTCGACCTGGCCTACGATTACATCAACGCCCTAATCGACACCGAGTCGAACGCCAACATGGCCAACGACTTCTACTACGGCGCCGCCAACCGTGACTCGGTCGCCTTGCTGGACCCGGCCCTGGTGGCCAAATTCGGCTACGACGATCTCTCCATCCTGGATCAGACCAACTTCCAGCACCCGCTCACCCAGGAGCAGCGCGAGAAGATGACGCGCATCTGGAACGAAGTTAAGTCCGAGCAGTAAGCAGCCAATCCCCAGGGCCGGCGGGTTTCCGCCGGCCCTGACAGGCATTATGGAAAACAAACGCCGCCTCATCGTCCTCATAGCGCCGCCCGCCATCGTGCTGGCGATTTTCTTCTTGGCGCCCCTGGTGATCATGCTGCTATACAGCTTCAAGGACAGCACCTTTGGCCCCATGCTGCCGCTGAGCGTGAAGCACTACATGATTTTCCTGCAAACGCCGTCTTTCTTTCGGCTTCTGCTGGATTCCAGCAAGCTCTCATTCCTCACCGCGGCGCTCTCCATCCTGATGGCGTTTCCGGTGGCCTACTTCCTGGTCTTTTACACCGGCGCGCGGCGGATCATTCTGCTCACCTTGCTCATCCTGCCCGCCTGGACCAGCTTCTTGCTGCGCGTGCTGGCCTGGAAGGTGATCCTCGGCTCCAACGGCCTGCTCAACCAGCTGCTCATCTCAGTCGGCCTGATCAGCGAGGGCGCCCCCATCCTGCTCTACAGCCAGTCAGCCGTGCTAATCACGCTGGTCTACGTCTGGATCCCCTTCGCCGCCCTGCCGCTCTTCGCCGCCATGGAGCGCATTGACCCCCGCCTGCACGAGGCCGCCCAGGACCTGGGCGCCTCGCCCGCACAGACCTTCTGGCGCGTTACCCTGCCCCTTACCCTGCCCGGCATGGCCTCAGCCTTCTTCTTCGTCTTCATCCCCACCCTGGGCGAGTGGGTCACGCCCACCTTGGTGGGCGGGGTCAGCGGCATCATGTACGGCAACCTGATCCAGGACCAGTTTGCCCGCGCCCTCAACTGGCCGCTAGGCGCCTTGCTCAGCGTGGTCTTGCTGGTGCTGGTGGCCGCCTTCAGCTACGTCTTCAACCGCTTCATCCCGATCACTGAAGTGCCGGTGTCGACCTGATGAAGCGCAACTTCGGAAAATGGCTGGGCTGGGCTTACTATCTGCTGCTGTTGCTCTTTTTGCAGCTGCCCATCCTCTTGCTGATCGTGTTCTCCTTCAATGATTCCGTGCTGCTGACCTTCCCGCTCAAAGGCTTCACCCTCGAGTGGTACCGCCAACTGCTGGGAGCGCGTGAGCTGCTCAATGCCGCCCGCAACAGCCTGGTGATCGGCCTGATCTCCTCGGGCGTGGCGACCGCCCTGGGCACCATGGCGGGCATCGCCATTTCGCGCTACAACTTCCCTGGCCGGGAGATCTTCCTCAACATTGCCACCCTGCCCCTGGTCATTCCTTATGTGGTGCTGGGCGTCGCCATGCTGATCTTGTTCCAGGCGCTTAACATTGGCCTTAGCCTGTGGACCATCACCATCGGCCACGCCGTGATCAACATCCCCTATGTGATGCTGATCGTTTCGGCGCGCCTCTCTGGCTTCGCCAATAACCTGGAAGAAGCCGCCATGGATCTGGGCGCTACCTATTGGGGCACCCTGATGCGCATCACCCTGCCCATCTCGGCTCCGGCCTTGGTGGCCGCTTTCTTATCCTCCTTCACCT encodes:
- a CDS encoding extracellular solute-binding protein, encoding MKKTRILFALMVGAALLLSACAGGPAGPAEQKNDSLTVLEWSGYESETYWGPFAEKYPDIQPDYAFFSEDAEALAKAQSGFYFDVVHPCGSWWGLYVEAGLVQPLDISRLSNFDKLFPELTQHGVINGQQYFIPWDWAFESITVRTDLVDEVPTSWADLWDPQYAGQISIFDSGESTFYTAALALGLDPYNTTPEQDEQIKQKLIELKPNLLTYWSDYTEIIQLLSTGDVAVGANTWNDAWSTLAEEGYEIEYIDPLEGRISYACGFGISANSENVDLAYDYINALIDTESNANMANDFYYGAANRDSVALLDPALVAKFGYDDLSILDQTNFQHPLTQEQREKMTRIWNEVKSEQ
- a CDS encoding ABC transporter permease is translated as MKRNFGKWLGWAYYLLLLLFLQLPILLLIVFSFNDSVLLTFPLKGFTLEWYRQLLGARELLNAARNSLVIGLISSGVATALGTMAGIAISRYNFPGREIFLNIATLPLVIPYVVLGVAMLILFQALNIGLSLWTITIGHAVINIPYVMLIVSARLSGFANNLEEAAMDLGATYWGTLMRITLPISAPALVAAFLSSFTLSFDEFSLAFFLAGTDNTLPVYLYSQLRFPNRLPLAITTAAVVILVSAVILLVSEWLRKVGTERKIRRGG
- a CDS encoding carbon-nitrogen hydrolase family protein; the protein is MKVTVIQFPDAAAEMEAAFEALAAHVAAEGSDLVLLPEMPFHPWMFYEKQPDPALWQASAEAHAEWLPRLGALGAPLVLGSQAVTQDGGRYNDGFVWHSGEANFAHRKYYLPDEPGFWEGSWYGRNAQPRFEAAPAGELKVGFMICSDLWFGEHARGYARQGVHLLVNPRATESRSVDKWLAAGRVMGVMAGAYCLSSNRSGTCVGFDWGGAGWVTDPDGELLAVTSAEQPFVTVEIDPARAEAAKATYPRDVRE
- a CDS encoding PAS domain-containing protein codes for the protein MPEKQGHLQDYTLFNALLEGVQIISFDWKYLFVNDTVLKHARKSWEELLGRTMMEAYPGIENTEMFATLQEVMKSRQPARMENEFTYPDGGQGWFELSIQPWEDGILILSMDITAAQQKTA
- a CDS encoding ABC transporter permease yields the protein MENKRRLIVLIAPPAIVLAIFFLAPLVIMLLYSFKDSTFGPMLPLSVKHYMIFLQTPSFFRLLLDSSKLSFLTAALSILMAFPVAYFLVFYTGARRIILLTLLILPAWTSFLLRVLAWKVILGSNGLLNQLLISVGLISEGAPILLYSQSAVLITLVYVWIPFAALPLFAAMERIDPRLHEAAQDLGASPAQTFWRVTLPLTLPGMASAFFFVFIPTLGEWVTPTLVGGVSGIMYGNLIQDQFARALNWPLGALLSVVLLVLVAAFSYVFNRFIPITEVPVST
- a CDS encoding GNAT family N-acetyltransferase, with protein sequence MPIEYKINLPLDLEAFIGVYRASSLGERRPVAEPQRMQRMLDEADLTVSAWDGARLVGLARSLTDWAYCCYLADLTVADSHQRLGIGKELIRQTQAALEPGAMLVLLAAPAAADYYPRIGMEKHPSAWILRPGEKI
- a CDS encoding DUF5309 family protein, with the protein product MTTYDAPKTTHSDLTTQARLISDVIQMVDPRDTPLLSRLGLDGARSKFNLKLNGYKLELLEDELDPLETTANNGDPIAVGDTSFVVADASVFQDGHVILIGAEYLVVKSANPQTNLIEVYSRAYGGTNAQHAANAPIQIVGMARLEGDDADFGPLTDIQAPYNYTSIFQKAVQVSGTLQAITQHGIDDEFMYQANKAVPHLLRLVERAAFHGVRSAGAAGQPRSLGGLGTFITDNVQPADGPISKADVDTLMEEIIMDGGHPDLLVMNPRVANDLRGLLDNSSYVRVSQDESKFGMSAIERVITQYGEMELVMDRWCPAHTAYVLESGKVGFYSLRGFELKELARSGDSLKGEVVGEFSLLVANNKAHGKITGITT